CCGATTGGAGCACGTTGAGCATTAGGCTATCATCTAATAATTACAGCATATAGAAGTTTTAAAGCATCCCTTGAACAACGGCTTTGCTAGTTTTTTACCCAGATTTATTAGGATTACTATGCTGATAGGTTGATATAATATTAGAACTAGTGATTGTCATTAGAGAATATATTGGTTGGTAACTTTTCTAGGAATGATTCTAGAAGGACCTATGTTGCTAATTTAGGCTTTTGGCATGCAAATCTTATGCACCCAGAGTGTTGATGTAACAATATATTAGGGTATGAGAATCCATGACTCTGGCAATTAAAGTtgtaagaaagaagaaaaagctaCCAGAAGAATATGAAGATCAAATACCTACTAAGTGCCCGCATTCACTGAATGCACATTGCTCAATTCCATTGGCTTGTTCCGTGTTAAGGAACTTTCGCCGTCGCCTCTATGCACACCTCTCTTTACGTCTCATTCGAAGAGGCTTAGGTGTCTACAACAATCATTGGCTCAGCAGTGTTACTATATCCTGAGCATCAAGCAACAAGAAGAAATTATCCTCCCTCGTCAGACTAGACGGATAAGAAATTTCTGTACATATTCCTTGCAACTTTTGAACTATTGTCATAGCTAAACTGCTTAATTTTCACATAGCAagtcataaaaaatatacaggGTTTGAAGTAATCATTTAATTAGCAGCATCATATATAAGGCGAGAAACAGCAAAGAAGTTTTGGAGAAGTATCGATTTAAAGCACTCAATAATACAGAGAATGAACTTTTGGAGGACTAGAAGCATTCGAAGTCCTAACAAGGCAAAGTGTACGGCAAATACAAAATCATTAGTTTTGTCTATAATAGGAAACCATTGAATTTAATCAGACGCTTCAGGTGTACGTTCTATCATTGCATGTATAGTACATGAATAATTCTCATGGATAGCATCATATTAGAACTTAATATATATCTTACTCTCGActattttgttctttgtttCAAAGAACATATCCAATAAGAACTTCATTCAGAGGATAAAAAAAAGCAATTCCACATGATTATTTAGTACAAGTGTATGCTTCAAGTATTGTGGTAGAATAGTAAAGAGATATTATTATTTACGTTTTTTATTTCCTACTGTTATTAAGCTCTTTTGCTAACTAAAGCAGTATACTTCATCTTGAGTTGGATCATGTTATTGACATCTGAAGAAGGCTTTGGTTAAAGTAAAAGTTTTAAGGCAAGGCATAAGTATTGTTTGAATATTTGAACTTATATCCACTCTTTCAGCTACTAACAGTAGCGGTATTCACATACAATACCAAAAGCAAGGTGCGTCAGAATGTATTTTCACCTATGAAAGCAAGAGATTAACGACAAAAAGAATCTAATGCAGTGTTGCATTATACTATGTTATACTTAAAGTTAGTAACTCCCTTTGCCTGCTCTTACATCTAAACACGAATTCCAGCATGTGGAATTctagaagacggtgaacgatgaGCTCACCAGTATTGACCACATCATTTGCTTCTAAAGCATCCCCTCCATCATGCACCTTAAGTGACATAAATTGTTGTATCTTTGAACTAAAGTTTACATAAACACTTATTTGCATGTATCTTGACCATCACGATAACTTGATTTATCTTTCCTTCAACTATGCTTGTGCGAAAAGCCACTTTTATGTTCACATTAAGCTAGCACGCAGATTCTTTCTTTCATCAACACCATTATGTCGAATCTCTTCTCCTTGTGACCCGTAGCTTCACTTGATACAAAGTGCGGTATCCTATACTGCGACCACTCAATTGGAAAGCACAGAGAGAACGTCATGATAGAATCAAAGCGACCAAAATAATATCACATACTAGAACTTGATAGACTCTAAAGAATCTACCGCCCAAAAAGGGTGATTTACTTGCCCCATTAGCAAAAAACTCCACCTGCTTGAGAGCATGGCCATTTGCAGTTTGTCTGTTACGACTGTTAGGCATTCCCATAGAAGGCAGGTCAAAAGGAAATCCACTTTTTAAACCGCAATATGCATCATTCGTTCAATGGTTCCAGATATAGAGAATAAGTGGCTGTGCTACATAAGATTTTATTCACCATGGTGGATTGGCTATCTCCCACTAACCCTTCAGAGACCCAACAGTTGCAgagcttgatacattttgaaTGAAAGCAACACAAATTATTCTATATACAAGAAAGTAGATTCCATGGACTCTGGAGAATTAGAGCATAATTTTTTGGACCGGATGCCTAAATCATTTAgcttgtgtgtatatatatagggtacCTCCCTCTTATCATTTCATCAAGCACAAAGTAAGAGACATTTTGAGTTTCTCACTGACCTCTAGTGCTCTTGCTTATTGGATCATTTATATCAGTACCCTTCAGTTAATCATGTCGAGGGATCCGCTTGTTGTTGGACACGTGGTTGGCGATGTTTTGGACCCTTTTGTGAAGATTGCATCACTGAGGGTGTTCTATAGCAATCGGGAGCTGACAAATGGGTCCGAGCTCAAGCCGTCGCAGGTAGCGAATGAGCCACGGATTGAAATTGGAGGGCGTGATATCAGGACCTTTTACACACTTGTAAGTCCTAAACACCCTCTTATGTATAACTCGGTTCACTAATTTATAGCTCATCATAAGAATGAAACCAGATTGAGTCTAACTAATCTTTTATCAAATTCCAAGTCAAATTTAGTATAATCCAAGGCTCACTACCAGAGCTGACCAAGTCAAGTCTATTTATTTAAAGTAGCTCTCCCACTCAGAAACAACAGCAACAAGCGCAGAATCTTGACTGCCAAGTTGAAGTCTTTGCATAAGCTTTTCGGTTTTCTTTCGGCTGATAAGACCCTTTGACTTTCCATTTTCTAATTCTAGAATCATACatttaattaaaaagatttgATCTTTGTCTCTTATAGAGAGAGCCCGCTACCATCAGGTACCGATGGCGATGAGTTGATAAAAGAGGAATTTATTCCATAGTTCTGTGGGGCCCTAATAATACTACTAATCAGTCCAAATGATGGAGAAAAGGGGTAGTAGTAGTTTGATCTAACAATCAAACaggaaaaaaattacaacaataGCATTATTTACCAGAGAATTACAGACATCTTATGCGGTTACTGTTTCATCTAACACATTAAAATGTAGCCCACGGCATTTACTTTCACAAAATAAGTTCAGCTCTATCATCATCTGATGGGTGCTTAATGCTTATAACCATCTCTCTCTAGGTGATGGTGGACCCTGACTCACCAAGCCCTAGCAATCCAACCAAAAGGGAGTATCTTCATTGGTAAGCTCCAACATTCATCATGCCACATGGTGCTAATTTATATAACTTAATTTTCTACTTACTGGAAAAGTGAAATTTATATTAACGCCAACTAATCGATTCTCTGTGTGATATAGGTTGGTGACAGACATACCAGAAACAACTAACGCCACTTTTGGTGAGTCATGATAACACTATTTCTAAATCTATACATTAGCTGCTTAGTGTATCAAATAATTTTGGATTAggtttaacaaaaaaaaaaaacaacaacaacgatCACAAATTTGAATTAGTGAAGGCTCTTTTCCGGTACCAGATTACATATTGATCATGTGCTTCAGGGAATGAAGTCGTCTGCTACGAAAGCCCCTGTCCAACTGCCGGGATTCACCGCTTTGTGTTGGTGTTGTTCCGCCAATCGGTGCGACAAACCGTGGATGCACCGGGGTGGAGATCAAACTTCAACATGAGGGACTTTGCAGCATTTTACAACCTCGGGCCGCCCGTGGCCGCTGTGTTCTTTAACTGCCAAAGGGAGAATGGCTGTGGTGGGAGAAGGTATATAAAATAACAATCGAGATAATTACTTACATACCTTTTACACTATGAGCAAGGAGCAATAACACAATGTAGTTAGTTTTATGCTATAGGTAAGGGATAGTtagattcttttttcttttaaaggaTGGTCATTCATGTTTATCAGCACAATTTCCTTTAGAATATGAGATCAAGAGAAAGATTAATAATATGTTTAGATCTGCTGAGGAGAATCTTAGGCAAAGTACAAAGGAAATCATCAAGTTATTTGCCGACTTGTCTGCGGACCAAACCAATTAACTAACTATTCTATGCACCCTGAAATACCGGAATATCTTCAACTTTGTATACATGTTCTGGAGACCGCCTAGATTGCATTAACTTGCTAGTTTTTATGAAACCGACACAAATCAAATTCACTGCATAGCTATTCCTCAGGCTTCGCGTATGACATGCTACATTACAGCAACAGCACACCTGAACAAATAAAATAGCAATTCAAAGCACCACATTCAACTAGATCTCATTTCAATACCTTTAGTTCGCGGAATTCTCTGTTAGAGGTTCCTAATTGAGAAAGTTAGAGAGGGACTGAAGAGTCTTTGTTGCATGAGGACAGGTACCAGCCTGGAAGCGGATGGAACTAATGATCGGCTTCGGCGTTCCGAACAAATTAACGTTGTCAGCAGCAACTACATTCGGAGATTGAAGAATTAATATACGCGTCCTGTTAAAGAATATAGTAATCAGGACCTATGTACAAGAAACTATTGACATAACATTTCAATAAATGTTGAATGTTATAATCTGTATGTACAAGTTTCTATTTACAAAGTTTGTGTTGAGACTGTAGATTCCCTGttataaacaacaaaaaaacagaaagaggaagaaagaaagagggaaTCAAATCTCAGTATTGTCAAAATCTTGCATCTAAGAAACGAAAATCGTCTCTAGTATGCAATTGTAATATGCAGGTTTGCTACATTACATCGGAGTCATTTGCTTTACTAATTACTACTGATAATAATACCTCATACCAAAGAACCCACTCAACAAATATGCTGGTATATCAGTATATATTTCACACGGGTAATTCATCAAACAGGTTACCTGCATATTCGAGCAAGCTCCCCAAAGATGATACAGGTCGTTTGAAACGTAGAGATCGCCAAaaaacgggaaaaaaaaaaaaaaaactacacgCTTTTAGGATTTCTCGATCGAGTGGAATGTGCGTTTTATAGCAAGGGGTTTGAGCGTCCTTTTGTCTTGGCCAGTACCAATACTTTTCGGTCCTCAAAacttgtatattttttaaaatttcattttagaaaaaattgatTTGTGAGATTAAAATTGATGAATGGTATCTAACTCTGCTCAACTGTTGTACTCTTTTTCGGGATAAAAGTTTAGTGGAGAGCTCGCCAACAAAGCTTAGTTGAGAAGCCCTCGATCGTCTATCACGTATTAGTTTTGTCCTTATCCAATAATTCATTAGGTGtcttttaatactaaaataaaaaaagaacaaaaaagaaaaaaaaaagtgaactaTAGAGGAAAGAAATATAATCCTTGAATAAACATAACATATGATGACGAATTAACTCcactgattttttatttttttctctacctTGGGAGCTCTATTGGACTCGGATTTGTACCTAGATTGTAGACCTTCGACTTGTTTTCAGCCTGACCCAAACAGGCTTGTTCTGCCCGGCTGAAGCTTACACAAAAAGATCTCGAAATTTTAACTAATATAAATACCTAATTTCTGCTTTTAGAAAGAACAAGTTATTCTAAAAGTCAAGAAAGCATGACCCAGATCGAGATCCAATTCGCACCCTGCTGAAAGCAGATATTGATGCAACCGCAGCTACATCTCTCTGCCGTCTCAAGAATAAAATGCGGCATTTGCTTAACAGAATATACAAGTACTGTAAAATCAGTTCAATTCCCTGATTTCTGCCTTCGATTCGAAGAACTCTGACATTAAGAATCATGTACATACAACAGATCAAATGCTTCCACAGAAGGACAAATCGTAAAACTGTCATGCATAAACCACATGACAGATGAGGGCGTAAGCCGAGATTCATTGATCGAAAGGCAAGCCTGCTGAAGATAAACTCTTTCTGTTATTGTGCTGAACTAAGCACCAAGAGAAAACAATTGAAAAGTAGAAGCATATGCTTTGGAGTAATAAAACAATAAGAATAATATGAGTACTTGATATTTGGTATTAACCCCCCAATTCACAGAAAGCTTCTTTTACAGAGAAAACCTGAAAAGCCAAGCAATAAGCAGCTTATTAGAATCCTAGATGTGCGACCACCGTGCTACTTCTTATCGTCACCTCCAAACTGCGTAGAATTCCCATTCCAGAAAACGTTTCTGTCGCCAGATGGACCTTGGTCATCATCATGCCTAAGAGTGTGGATGTTGCTTCCAAATGGTCTATTTGACGTTCTTCTCCTTAGGTTGCCGGTATTATTATCCGCAGCTGGCTGGGATGCTTCTCCTGGAAAACGGTTTAAATTGGTAGGATTTGGACCTATAAAAAGAATATCGAACTTGATGAAATTGCTCGAGAAGATGAGTAATGAACGGACGTCAGAAATAAGTATTCCAAAGCTCATGTACAGAGTTCTGTCAGGTCAGAACATATCAAGGCCTAAAGAAAATAAAGCagtacataataaaaaaaataaggatgTTTACATGTATATCGTTGCAAAACATCTGTCAGATTTTCCAGGGTTACTATATGTGATTATTCAAACTGTttagaggtatatatatatctccctCAAGAAAACTATATAACTGACGACCACTGCTTATGAGAATAGGAAGAGAATTGAGTGATCAGCACTTACGATATTGCCACAAGCCATCATTTGCTCCTGGTTCGGAGTTTGGTGAGCTGGAATTCCCCCGGAAATAGGAGAGAGGATTAAAGTATGATAAAATCCTTTTAACATAGCTAAAATATCCCCCACTGCTGTCTTCTGTGTTGCTTCCATTCAGCGTGTCACTACTAATAGGAGATGACGATTGGCCCCTTGAGGGTCTCGTAGGTTGACGATGTGGAACAACAATTAATGCTTCTCGGCTTGCAAAGCCAAGTTCACATAATGTTCTGTCCATGTCTgtgtacaaaaaaaattcagaaaagaTCCTATTAACACATTGGTTGGAATTCACAATCAAATAAAGTAACATTACAAAGAGGAGCTCAAAAGACATGCCATGACCCGCAATTAACAACAATTGCAAATGATTAACATGCAAATATCACGAAATTAATAGAAACAATGAATATAAGGTAGTATGCAATATATTGATGAAGGACCAGAACTATCGAGATGTAAAGTCCAATTACCTTGTTCACTGAATAATTTCCGGGGATAAGGAACGGCCAGATCATATGAGCCAATCTCACTAATATTTCCATCTACGAAGTTCTTCACATCCCTTAGCATGTCTGCTTTTGTAAGCTTTGTCTGAAGGCTGGTACCATTTGGCAAGCGAATGCTAAATTGAATATCATTTGACTTTACAACACTGGAACTCGTAGTTGATCCATCAATCTTTTTATCACGAGGGCGTTGTTTCTCTGCTCCAATTGCAGTCACCTCTGAAGAAGCTTCACCTTTTATACTCGCACTATTATCCGATTTAGACTTTTCTTGTGGTAAAGCTGGATAATCACCTTCATGAGGTGGCGACCCTGCATCTCTAGGTTCACCAAGGACTTCATTATCTCCATTTCTAGCTGAGCCTGAATGTTCTCCTCCACTAATCTTGACATCTTTAACATCATCTGGTTGTGTGCATGCTAGTTCCATGGGCTTTGGATCTTTCTGACAATATATTTGAAGTACATGacgaaattatagaaaaaaatagccAAATTTACATATGAACACCAGCTGCTACCTACAATTTCATTTTCATATTTACTATCCTAAag
The nucleotide sequence above comes from Ananas comosus cultivar F153 linkage group 17, ASM154086v1, whole genome shotgun sequence. Encoded proteins:
- the LOC109722788 gene encoding protein FLOWERING LOCUS T-like, producing the protein MSRDPLVVGHVVGDVLDPFVKIASLRVFYSNRELTNGSELKPSQVANEPRIEIGGRDIRTFYTLVMVDPDSPSPSNPTKREYLHWLVTDIPETTNATFGNEVVCYESPCPTAGIHRFVLVLFRQSVRQTVDAPGWRSNFNMRDFAAFYNLGPPVAAVFFNCQRENGCGGRRYQPGSGWN
- the LOC109723210 gene encoding plant UBX domain-containing protein 11, translating into MERPTYSLTYKGSIPDAINEARRQKKLFVVYISGEDENSALLEQSTWVDQSVAEIISRCCIFLHLMQGNVEASQFSAIYPQKSIPSISAIGLNGVMLWHHEGYITAENLKEGIGRAWATLNLQETFLTAALASKNTGLANSSSNIAPSSETSSSSSDIPTTSDKTTLDSEVRPLTDPEIRPLADPGNLAEQNLEEKDPKPMELACTQPDDVKDVKISGGEHSGSARNGDNEVLGEPRDAGSPPHEGDYPALPQEKSKSDNSASIKGEASSEVTAIGAEKQRPRDKKIDGSTTSSSVVKSNDIQFSIRLPNGTSLQTKLTKADMLRDVKNFVDGNISEIGSYDLAVPYPRKLFSEQDMDRTLCELGFASREALIVVPHRQPTRPSRGQSSSPISSDTLNGSNTEDSSGGYFSYVKRILSYFNPLSYFRGNSSSPNSEPGANDGLWQYRPNPTNLNRFPGEASQPAADNNTGNLRRRTSNRPFGSNIHTLRHDDDQGPSGDRNVFWNGNSTQFGGDDKK